A single genomic interval of Celeribacter indicus harbors:
- a CDS encoding hybrid sensor histidine kinase/response regulator: MTSMQGRSEGQVVNAETRASVQTIARLIATDRRPAVLANEKGEILIANAPAQRLDLDRAALTEKLDWRMLCKSALRAGSVSVSLPLDGGATEGEVVYLPLGSGAGFLLRLAETDQEATWLRNRSRAATLMRVAHDLRTPIQSLLAAADGLLDSGAASAEDRETARKQLHNAASLTLDHINNVLAVIRGEQSVAGMRPDEDFNVTEELRTLIAMIGPIARARDVELRLRLDPIEDVWAHGPVRFVRALFQNMIDNAAKYGGHDVEICLSARPLAATGEGRDQIAFSLVVSDTGGGLPPEQKTRLLESTGKGETSPTGREGARRASAGLNVLGHALRQLGGTIEVLDRYEEEEDRSPERKVIGTTLRATFTLDAPETREGAADAALTPPVADSRLDGITVLVVEDSPASRDWLRQMLGSAGATVRAAGNGIEGLALLERPDLHSEIDVILTDMTLPYMNGVEFATRVRHTGPAGAAPGWKGPIVGLTAHVGDEIRRACQKAGIARVLEKPIRPVALRKALLEVLGRDDATSSADAPAAAHGEQKSAAGDPLKTAVVTELIAQFGLEGAKSFMRRAHGEAESVLSRLRADGVGPDTARLLHAATGASGLTGLKAVETSLRAMEHDVAEGRTDLSEAMKNLQTSLTQTRQAIDQLEN; encoded by the coding sequence ATGACGTCCATGCAAGGCCGCAGCGAAGGACAGGTCGTGAACGCGGAAACCCGTGCCTCGGTCCAGACCATCGCGCGTCTGATCGCGACGGACCGGCGGCCCGCGGTTCTCGCCAATGAAAAGGGCGAGATCCTCATCGCCAATGCTCCCGCGCAGCGCCTCGACCTCGACCGCGCGGCCCTGACGGAAAAGCTCGACTGGCGCATGCTGTGCAAATCCGCGCTCCGCGCCGGCAGCGTCTCCGTCTCCCTCCCGCTCGACGGCGGCGCGACGGAAGGCGAGGTGGTGTACCTGCCGCTGGGAAGCGGCGCCGGTTTCCTTCTCCGCCTCGCGGAAACCGACCAAGAGGCGACCTGGCTGCGCAACCGCTCGCGCGCCGCCACCCTGATGCGCGTCGCCCACGACCTGCGCACGCCGATCCAGTCCCTTCTTGCCGCCGCGGACGGGCTGCTCGACAGCGGCGCGGCCTCTGCCGAGGACCGGGAGACCGCCCGCAAGCAGCTGCACAACGCGGCGAGCCTGACGCTCGATCACATCAACAACGTGCTCGCCGTCATCCGCGGGGAACAAAGCGTCGCGGGCATGCGCCCGGACGAGGATTTCAACGTCACCGAGGAGTTGCGGACGCTGATCGCGATGATCGGCCCGATCGCGAGGGCACGCGATGTCGAGCTGAGGCTGCGCCTCGATCCGATCGAGGATGTCTGGGCGCATGGGCCGGTTCGCTTCGTCCGCGCACTGTTCCAGAACATGATCGACAATGCCGCGAAATACGGCGGGCACGATGTCGAGATCTGCCTCTCGGCCCGCCCGCTCGCCGCCACGGGAGAGGGGCGCGACCAGATCGCCTTCTCGCTGGTCGTCTCGGACACCGGTGGCGGCCTGCCCCCCGAGCAGAAAACCCGCCTGCTGGAAAGCACGGGCAAGGGCGAAACATCCCCGACCGGGCGCGAGGGCGCCAGACGCGCCTCTGCCGGGTTGAACGTCCTCGGCCATGCGTTGCGCCAGCTCGGCGGCACGATCGAGGTGCTGGACAGGTACGAGGAGGAGGAGGACAGGTCGCCGGAGCGCAAGGTCATCGGCACGACGCTCCGCGCGACCTTCACCCTCGATGCGCCGGAAACGCGGGAGGGAGCGGCGGATGCCGCCCTCACCCCGCCGGTGGCGGACTCCCGCCTCGACGGCATCACCGTTCTCGTGGTCGAGGACAGCCCCGCGAGCCGCGACTGGCTCCGGCAGATGCTCGGCTCCGCCGGCGCCACGGTTCGCGCGGCGGGAAACGGGATAGAAGGTCTCGCCCTGCTCGAACGCCCCGACCTCCATTCCGAAATCGACGTGATCCTCACCGACATGACGCTCCCCTACATGAACGGCGTCGAATTTGCCACGCGGGTCCGGCACACGGGACCGGCCGGCGCCGCACCGGGATGGAAGGGACCCATTGTCGGCCTCACCGCCCATGTCGGAGACGAAATCCGGCGGGCCTGTCAAAAGGCGGGCATCGCCCGCGTCCTCGAAAAGCCGATCCGGCCGGTGGCCCTGCGCAAGGCGCTGCTCGAGGTTCTGGGCAGGGATGACGCAACCTCCTCCGCCGACGCCCCTGCCGCCGCGCATGGGGAGCAGAAATCCGCCGCGGGCGATCCTCTGAAAACGGCGGTCGTCACCGAACTGATCGCGCAATTCGGCCTCGAAGGGGCGAAGTCGTTCATGCGGCGCGCCCATGGCGAGGCTGAGAGCGTCCTCTCACGGTTGCGGGCCGACGGCGTGGGCCCCGATACGGCGCGGCTTCTGCACGCCGCGACCGGCGCCAGCGGCCTCACCGGACTGAAAGCCGTGGAAACCAGTCTGAGGGCAATGGAACATGACGTAGCGGAAGGGCGGACCGATCTTTCCGAAGCCATGAAAAATTTGCAAACTTCGCTCACTCAGACCCGACAGGCGATTGATCAACTCGAAAATTAG
- a CDS encoding response regulator transcription factor — protein sequence MLIADDHAMVLEMFEHFLSNLPDMEVSTAPDLDAALSVIDAEGPFDLALVDLNMPGMNGVSGLKKTLEHNGGRPAGILTSAPSPHVVSEILQIGGAGVILKTASLKDLANEIRFMAAGGRYIPVELIEQSRTRFREATNSPLSDREMDVLALLSEGRPNRDIANALQLAEATVKMHVKSICTKLGASNRTQAVIVARDMNII from the coding sequence GTGCTCATCGCCGACGATCACGCGATGGTGCTGGAGATGTTCGAGCATTTCCTTTCCAACCTGCCCGATATGGAAGTTTCGACAGCTCCCGACCTGGACGCCGCTCTCTCTGTCATAGATGCGGAAGGCCCGTTCGATCTCGCGCTCGTCGATCTCAACATGCCCGGCATGAACGGGGTGTCCGGCCTCAAGAAGACGCTCGAACACAATGGCGGCCGCCCGGCCGGCATCCTGACCAGCGCGCCGTCGCCCCATGTGGTCTCGGAGATCCTCCAGATCGGCGGAGCGGGCGTGATCCTCAAAACGGCCTCACTGAAGGATCTCGCCAACGAGATCCGCTTCATGGCCGCCGGCGGCCGCTACATTCCCGTCGAACTGATCGAGCAGAGCCGCACCCGCTTTCGCGAAGCCACCAATTCGCCGCTTTCGGACCGGGAAATGGATGTCCTCGCCCTTCTTTCCGAAGGTCGTCCCAACCGGGATATCGCGAACGCCTTGCAGCTTGCCGAGGCAACCGTGAAAATGCATGTGAAGTCCATCTGCACCAAGCTCGGCGCGAGCAACCGCACCCAGGCGGTCATCGTGGCGCGTGACATGAACATCATATAG